Proteins found in one Vagococcus carniphilus genomic segment:
- a CDS encoding putative DNA-binding protein yields the protein MNALFEFYSTLLTEKQMNYIELYYADDFSLGEIADEYGVSRQAVYDNIKRTEKLLETYEKKLHLYSNYVVREEMIDEIKELLEKEEKTTEKIITILDKIQEIEED from the coding sequence ATGAACGCTTTATTTGAGTTTTATTCGACCCTTTTAACAGAAAAACAAATGAATTACATTGAACTTTACTATGCCGATGATTTTTCACTAGGCGAGATTGCAGATGAATACGGTGTGAGCCGTCAAGCAGTTTATGATAATATCAAACGTACTGAAAAATTACTTGAGACATATGAAAAAAAGCTTCATTTATACTCTAACTATGTGGTTAGGGAAGAAATGATTGATGAGATAAAAGAATTATTGGAAAAAGAAGAAAAAACAACTGAGAAAATTATAACGATTTTAGATAAAATTCAAGAAATTGAAGAAGATTAG
- the ffh gene encoding signal recognition particle protein: protein MAFESLTDRLQVAMSKLKKKGTVKEEDVKEMMREIRLALLEADVNLQVVRGFTKRVGERSIGIEILESLNPTQQIVKIVDEELTKVLGSEAAPLNKSPKIPTIIMMVGLQGAGKTTFVGKLSNFLKQNENARPLLIAGDVYRPAAIDQLKVIGQQLDIPVFDMGTDTDPVEIVRRGLEQAKENKNDYVFIDTAGRLHIDEQLMDELKRIKEFAEPNEILLTVDAMTGQDAVTVAQSFDEQLDVTGVVLTKLDGDTRGGAALSIRAITGKPIKYIGTGEKLTDVEVFHPDRMSSRILGMGDMLTLIEKAQREYDEDKAEELAQKMRENSFDFNDFIEQLDQVMGMGPLEDLIKMIPGMNDVPGLDQIKVDPKEVARKKAIVFSMTPQERENPDLLNPSRRRRIAAGSGNSVVEVNRMIKQFNESRKMMQQMSKGNMPAGMENLMGTGVKGKLGKMAMNNMMKKNKKKMKKNKNKKNKKKK from the coding sequence TTGGCATTTGAAAGCTTAACAGATCGCTTACAGGTAGCGATGAGTAAATTAAAGAAAAAAGGTACGGTGAAAGAAGAAGACGTAAAAGAAATGATGCGTGAGATACGTCTTGCTCTTTTAGAAGCCGATGTTAACTTACAGGTTGTTCGTGGCTTTACTAAACGTGTTGGAGAACGTTCAATTGGTATTGAAATTTTAGAGTCTTTAAACCCAACCCAACAAATTGTAAAAATTGTTGATGAAGAATTAACAAAAGTTTTAGGTTCTGAAGCAGCTCCATTAAATAAATCACCAAAAATTCCAACAATTATCATGATGGTCGGTTTACAAGGTGCTGGTAAAACTACTTTTGTAGGTAAATTATCTAACTTTTTAAAACAGAATGAAAATGCAAGACCTCTTTTAATTGCAGGTGACGTTTATCGTCCAGCGGCAATTGATCAGTTAAAAGTTATTGGTCAACAACTTGACATTCCTGTATTTGATATGGGAACAGACACTGATCCTGTAGAAATCGTTCGACGTGGTTTAGAACAAGCCAAAGAAAATAAAAATGATTATGTTTTTATTGATACGGCAGGTCGTCTACATATTGATGAGCAATTAATGGATGAATTAAAACGAATCAAAGAATTTGCGGAACCAAATGAAATTCTTTTAACTGTTGATGCCATGACAGGTCAAGATGCTGTCACTGTCGCTCAAAGTTTCGATGAGCAATTAGATGTGACAGGTGTTGTCTTAACCAAACTTGATGGGGACACTCGTGGTGGTGCGGCGCTTTCTATTCGTGCGATTACAGGAAAACCAATTAAGTATATCGGTACTGGTGAAAAATTAACTGATGTTGAAGTCTTCCATCCAGATAGAATGTCATCAAGAATTCTTGGCATGGGTGATATGTTAACGTTAATCGAAAAAGCTCAACGTGAATATGATGAAGATAAGGCAGAAGAATTAGCACAAAAAATGCGTGAAAATTCTTTTGACTTCAATGACTTTATTGAGCAATTGGACCAAGTAATGGGAATGGGACCACTTGAAGATTTAATTAAAATGATTCCAGGAATGAATGATGTTCCAGGTCTTGATCAAATCAAAGTTGACCCTAAAGAAGTTGCTCGTAAAAAAGCAATCGTCTTCTCTATGACACCACAAGAACGTGAAAACCCAGATTTATTAAACCCAAGCCGTAGAAGAAGAATTGCAGCAGGTTCTGGTAATTCAGTGGTAGAAGTTAACCGAATGATTAAACAGTTCAATGAATCTAGAAAAATGATGCAACAAATGAGTAAAGGTAACATGCCAGCTGGTATGGAAAACTTAATGGGAACTGGTGTTAAAGGTAAGCTTGGAAAAATGGCTATGAATAACATGATGAAGAAAAATAAGAAAAAAATGAAGAAAAATAAAAACAAGAAAAATAAAAAGAAAAAATAG
- a CDS encoding GNAT family N-acetyltransferase codes for MEKIVILNKSTFELSEDDKKQLWLFLSDTFESNFSKEDLSHCLGGYHLLAYHEEELIGHVSVVRRSMIVGDKPMYVGYVEAMAVRKSHQCQGVGTKLMLKVSEIIEKSFDMGALCPSDEGMKLYQKLGWLPWEGALEEFHLDGIKQSTEPVILFLNKQKEIDNKLSLIADFRAGDIW; via the coding sequence ATGGAGAAAATTGTTATTTTAAATAAATCAACATTTGAATTATCTGAGGATGATAAAAAACAATTATGGCTTTTTTTAAGTGACACATTTGAGTCAAATTTTTCTAAAGAAGACTTGTCACACTGTTTAGGAGGGTATCATTTACTGGCTTACCATGAAGAAGAATTAATTGGACATGTTTCAGTGGTCAGACGATCTATGATAGTTGGCGATAAACCAATGTATGTAGGATATGTTGAAGCAATGGCAGTGAGAAAAAGTCATCAGTGTCAAGGAGTTGGAACTAAATTAATGCTTAAAGTGAGTGAGATAATTGAAAAGAGCTTCGATATGGGAGCACTGTGTCCATCAGATGAAGGAATGAAATTATATCAAAAACTGGGTTGGCTACCTTGGGAAGGTGCTCTTGAAGAATTTCATTTAGATGGTATAAAGCAGTCAACTGAACCTGTTATACTCTTTCTAAACAAACAAAAAGAAATAGATAATAAATTATCTCTAATAGCTGATTTTAGAGCTGGTGATATTTGGTGA
- a CDS encoding amidase, whose amino-acid sequence MKDATYLANLIKNREISPIEALEEMNTRAKSNSELNAFVELDLDKAKNHLNQMKKDIESQPFFGVPFPLKDLGQSKEGMSQTFGSKLFKQNIATQTNHYTRKIEEAGFIPFGITTAPEYGFKNVTDATIYGPTRNPYDLDRFSGGSSGGAASVVASGISPIAGASDGGGSIRIPASFSGLIGLKPSRGNIITGPDSYRDWQGASVNFTLNVSIRDTQKMLSLLKPDNQFSPFVQPKAMLPVVNRPLKIAMCTTSPVESSVTNEAIQAVKNAAKFLEGLGHFVEEIDYPVNGDNLIRSYYQMNGGETAHMMAGISSALNRELTIDDMELMTWTIYQYGRKLSASDYVASFDAWDQSAVIMETLFQSYDLFLSPTATTVAPKISDDLQSNTIREKMLHAEDASKNELADMVYEMFEKSLWLTPYTQLANLTGQPAISLPTHMTKKENLPIGIQLMASKGNDRLLLEVGKWFEELNQLIIPSIYK is encoded by the coding sequence ATAAAAGACGCAACATATTTAGCTAATTTAATAAAAAATAGAGAAATCTCACCAATTGAGGCTTTGGAGGAAATGAATACAAGAGCTAAAAGTAATAGTGAATTGAATGCTTTTGTTGAACTTGACTTAGATAAAGCTAAAAATCATTTGAACCAAATGAAAAAGGATATTGAATCTCAGCCCTTTTTTGGTGTTCCATTCCCATTAAAAGATTTAGGACAAAGTAAAGAGGGAATGAGCCAGACTTTTGGTTCTAAACTGTTTAAACAAAATATTGCCACTCAAACTAATCATTATACAAGAAAAATTGAAGAAGCAGGTTTTATCCCTTTTGGCATCACAACTGCTCCTGAATACGGATTTAAAAATGTAACAGATGCGACGATTTATGGTCCTACGAGAAATCCCTATGACTTAGATCGTTTTTCTGGAGGTAGTAGTGGGGGTGCTGCATCCGTTGTTGCTAGTGGTATTTCACCAATAGCAGGAGCAAGTGACGGAGGAGGATCTATTCGGATTCCGGCGAGTTTTTCAGGATTAATAGGTTTAAAACCAAGTCGTGGTAATATCATAACAGGACCAGATAGTTATAGAGATTGGCAAGGAGCGTCAGTTAATTTCACATTAAATGTATCTATACGTGACACACAAAAAATGTTGAGCTTATTAAAACCAGACAACCAGTTTTCACCTTTTGTTCAACCAAAAGCAATGTTACCAGTTGTCAATAGACCATTAAAAATTGCCATGTGTACAACTTCACCTGTAGAAAGTTCTGTAACAAATGAAGCAATTCAAGCGGTTAAGAATGCAGCTAAATTCTTAGAAGGTTTAGGTCATTTCGTTGAAGAAATAGATTACCCTGTTAATGGAGATAACTTGATTAGAAGTTATTATCAAATGAATGGTGGAGAAACAGCGCATATGATGGCTGGTATCTCTTCTGCATTAAACAGAGAGTTGACGATTGATGACATGGAATTAATGACGTGGACGATTTATCAATATGGTAGAAAGCTTTCAGCATCAGATTATGTGGCTTCTTTTGATGCTTGGGATCAGTCAGCTGTCATCATGGAAACATTATTTCAGTCGTATGATTTGTTTTTATCACCAACAGCTACAACTGTTGCTCCTAAAATATCTGATGATTTACAGAGCAACACTATTAGAGAAAAAATGTTACATGCTGAAGATGCTTCGAAAAATGAATTAGCAGATATGGTTTATGAGATGTTTGAAAAAAGTCTTTGGTTAACTCCGTATACTCAATTAGCTAATTTGACAGGTCAACCAGCGATTAGCTTACCAACTCATATGACTAAAAAGGAAAATCTACCGATAGGAATTCAGCTAATGGCAAGCAAAGGAAATGACCGTTTGTTACTTGAAGTTGGAAAATGGTTTGAAGAGTTAAATCAGCTAATCATTCCTAGTATTTACAAATAG
- a CDS encoding ABC transporter ATP-binding protein, with protein sequence MIELKNISVSFGKHQVLRNINMVFETGEVVGLVAPNGTGKSTLLNVMMNYLKPKQGEVIIEERKKYKSPKENSKIYQVISMMPDQNDLYDHLSGYEHLKLYQSMWKTKHLKIDELVKRLEMSHYVKKKVGSYSLGMKQRLCFAMQIMSDTKIMLMDEVMNGLDPNNVELISNVIIEKKEEGKTIIIASHLLENLEKYSDRIFFISGGNLELFLDKSQGYADDSTYIKLSHVNFETIQELFPSLYQVELNHHEMIIRVQDDEHLSETLATLISHEYNQFSVGHLSLPDAYQLKF encoded by the coding sequence ATGATTGAACTAAAAAATATATCGGTTAGCTTTGGCAAACATCAAGTATTAAGAAATATCAATATGGTGTTTGAAACAGGTGAAGTAGTTGGGCTAGTTGCGCCAAACGGAACTGGAAAAAGCACCTTGTTAAATGTGATGATGAATTATTTAAAGCCAAAACAAGGTGAAGTTATCATAGAAGAGAGAAAAAAATATAAAAGTCCAAAGGAAAATAGTAAAATTTATCAAGTGATTTCTATGATGCCAGATCAAAATGATTTGTATGATCATTTATCAGGTTATGAACATTTGAAATTATATCAAAGCATGTGGAAAACAAAACACCTGAAAATTGATGAGCTAGTTAAACGATTAGAAATGAGTCACTATGTAAAGAAAAAAGTAGGTAGCTATTCATTGGGGATGAAACAACGTCTTTGTTTTGCAATGCAAATAATGAGTGACACCAAAATTATGTTGATGGATGAAGTGATGAACGGATTGGATCCTAATAATGTAGAACTTATTTCAAATGTGATTATTGAAAAAAAAGAAGAAGGAAAGACAATTATTATCGCTTCACATTTGCTAGAAAATTTGGAAAAGTATTCGGATCGGATTTTCTTTATATCAGGAGGAAATTTAGAATTATTTTTAGATAAGTCGCAAGGGTATGCAGATGATTCTACTTATATAAAGTTAAGCCATGTTAATTTTGAAACGATTCAAGAGTTGTTTCCATCTCTGTATCAAGTTGAGCTAAATCATCACGAGATGATTATTAGAGTTCAAGATGACGAGCACCTATCAGAAACTTTAGCAACACTTATTTCTCACGAATATAATCAATTTTCAGTAGGCCATCTTAGTTTACCAGATGCTTATCAATTGAAATTTTAA
- a CDS encoding GNAT family N-acetyltransferase — MHQYKTTLSSIEELEKLYTALNWNQIGLTRDELNQMVAGSWYSIFVYKEANLIGTGRIISDGIITGLICGVGVLPLYQGQGVGKKIIEKLVNECEKNRIFPQLMCDKSLISFYESIGFKEFTVGMNYSIKR; from the coding sequence ATGCATCAATATAAAACAACGCTATCTTCCATTGAAGAGTTAGAAAAGCTATATACAGCGTTAAACTGGAATCAAATTGGTTTGACAAGAGATGAATTGAATCAGATGGTGGCAGGGAGTTGGTATAGTATTTTTGTTTATAAGGAAGCTAATCTTATAGGGACTGGTCGAATTATTTCAGATGGTATAATTACAGGACTAATTTGTGGTGTAGGGGTATTACCTTTATATCAAGGGCAAGGAGTAGGAAAGAAAATAATCGAAAAATTAGTTAATGAATGCGAGAAAAATCGCATCTTTCCGCAATTAATGTGTGATAAATCATTGATATCATTTTACGAATCAATTGGTTTTAAAGAGTTCACAGTGGGAATGAATTATTCTATTAAGAGATAA
- the rpsP gene encoding 30S ribosomal protein S16 — protein sequence MAVKIRLKRMGSKKKPFYRMVVADSRSPRDGRYIEVVGTYNPLVNPAQVTVKEEEILDWLSKGAQPSDTVRNILSREGIMKKHHEAKYTKK from the coding sequence ATGGCAGTTAAAATTCGTTTAAAACGTATGGGTTCTAAAAAGAAACCTTTTTATCGTATGGTAGTAGCAGATTCTCGTTCACCTCGTGATGGACGTTATATCGAAGTTGTGGGAACTTACAACCCATTAGTAAACCCAGCACAAGTAACAGTTAAAGAAGAAGAAATCTTAGACTGGTTATCAAAAGGTGCTCAACCTTCTGACACAGTGCGCAACATTTTATCTCGTGAAGGAATCATGAAAAAACATCACGAAGCTAAATACACTAAAAAATAA
- a CDS encoding KH domain-containing protein — protein sequence MTDVKDLVLTIVRPLVSQPENVHLEITEGDQYMEYNLTVAPEDIGRIIGKQGRVAKAIRTIVYSVRTNEPKKVRLNILDGNSDT from the coding sequence ATGACTGATGTTAAAGATTTGGTATTAACCATTGTCCGTCCGTTAGTTAGTCAACCTGAAAATGTCCATTTGGAGATTACTGAAGGTGATCAATATATGGAATACAACCTAACAGTTGCCCCTGAAGATATTGGTCGTATTATTGGAAAACAAGGACGTGTGGCTAAAGCTATTCGAACTATTGTTTATAGTGTACGTACAAATGAACCAAAAAAAGTTCGTTTAAATATTTTAGATGGTAATTCTGACACTTAG
- the rimM gene encoding ribosome maturation factor RimM (Essential for efficient processing of 16S rRNA): MTEFLNVGKIVNTQGIKGEVRVISKTDFSEERYKKGKELFLFQEDKKPITLTIKSHRKHKNFDILSFEGHPNINDVEKYRDGILKISKEDVGKLEENAFYYHEIIGLEVFDEEDKSLGTIKEILSPGANDVWVIGQNQKGKKDILIPYIESVVKSVDVESKKVTVEIPEGLIDDEN, from the coding sequence GTGACTGAATTTTTAAACGTAGGAAAAATTGTAAACACCCAAGGAATTAAAGGTGAAGTAAGAGTTATCTCTAAAACAGATTTTTCAGAAGAACGCTATAAAAAGGGTAAAGAATTATTCTTATTCCAAGAAGATAAAAAACCTATAACACTAACAATAAAAAGCCACAGAAAACATAAAAATTTTGATATTCTAAGTTTTGAGGGACATCCAAATATCAATGATGTTGAGAAGTACCGAGATGGTATTTTAAAAATATCAAAAGAAGATGTCGGTAAATTAGAAGAAAACGCCTTTTACTATCATGAAATAATTGGATTAGAAGTATTTGATGAAGAAGATAAGAGTCTGGGAACGATTAAAGAAATCCTTTCACCAGGAGCAAATGATGTATGGGTAATTGGACAAAATCAAAAAGGGAAGAAAGATATTTTGATTCCATACATTGAATCAGTTGTAAAATCAGTAGATGTTGAAAGTAAAAAAGTAACTGTAGAAATACCTGAAGGACTGATTGACGATGAGAATTGA
- the trmD gene encoding tRNA (guanosine(37)-N1)-methyltransferase TrmD, which translates to MRIDVLTLFPRMFEGPLTESILGKAIDKNLLDVHVSNFRDFSTNKHQQVDDYPYGGGAGMLLKVQPIHDAIKSLQADSGRTNQRIILLDPAGKPFNQKMAEEFSKEEHLVFVCGHYEGYDERIRDLVTDEVSLGDYVLTGGELGAMTMIDATVRLLPEVLGNDESAKGDSHSTGLLEHPQYTRPANYEGMEVPHVLTNGNHKLIEEWQLKESLRRTLLRRPDMLEKVELTDEMIRLLDEVKKEEDM; encoded by the coding sequence ATGAGAATTGATGTATTGACTCTATTCCCTAGAATGTTTGAGGGACCTTTAACAGAATCTATTTTAGGAAAAGCAATTGATAAAAACTTATTAGATGTTCATGTAAGTAATTTTAGAGATTTCTCAACTAACAAGCATCAACAAGTTGATGACTATCCTTACGGTGGAGGAGCTGGGATGCTCCTCAAAGTACAGCCAATCCACGATGCTATAAAATCTCTTCAAGCTGATTCAGGAAGGACTAACCAACGAATTATTTTACTTGATCCAGCAGGAAAACCGTTTAATCAAAAGATGGCAGAGGAATTTTCCAAAGAAGAGCATCTTGTTTTTGTCTGTGGACACTACGAAGGCTATGACGAGCGTATTAGGGATTTAGTGACAGATGAAGTCTCATTAGGAGATTACGTTTTGACAGGTGGAGAACTTGGCGCAATGACTATGATTGATGCAACTGTTCGCCTTTTACCTGAAGTTCTTGGAAATGATGAGTCAGCCAAGGGTGATTCACATTCGACAGGACTATTAGAGCATCCACAATATACTCGTCCAGCAAATTATGAAGGCATGGAAGTTCCGCATGTTTTGACAAATGGTAACCACAAGTTAATCGAAGAGTGGCAATTAAAAGAGTCTCTAAGAAGAACTCTTTTAAGAAGACCAGATATGTTAGAAAAAGTAGAGTTAACAGACGAAATGATTCGCCTATTAGATGAAGTAAAAAAAGAAGAAGATATGTAA
- the rplS gene encoding 50S ribosomal protein L19: MNPLIEAITNEQLRSDIPAFRPGDTVRVHAKVVEGTRERIQLFEGVVIKRRGAGVSETYTVRKISNGVGVERTFPIHTPRVAQIEVVRYGKVRRAKLYYLRALHGKAARIKEIRR, from the coding sequence ATGAATCCATTAATCGAAGCAATTACAAACGAACAATTACGTTCTGACATCCCAGCGTTCAGACCTGGAGACACTGTGCGTGTACACGCTAAAGTTGTAGAGGGTACTCGTGAACGTATCCAGTTATTTGAAGGTGTTGTTATCAAACGCCGTGGAGCTGGAGTTAGCGAAACTTATACAGTTCGTAAAATCTCAAATGGTGTTGGTGTTGAACGTACATTCCCAATCCACACACCACGTGTTGCACAAATCGAAGTAGTACGTTACGGTAAAGTACGTCGTGCTAAACTTTATTATTTACGTGCATTACATGGTAAAGCAGCAAGAATTAAAGAAATCCGTCGTTAA
- a CDS encoding NADPH:quinone reductase: MKSVEMKAFGDIDVLEIVDRKVPTVGNHDVRVKLHFAGVNAAETYIRQGGYAFFKPELPYTPGFDGAGVIEEVGREVTDLKVGDRVFIASALSKNATGTYAEEIVVSADGVRKLPDNNSFEEGAALGIPATAAYRALFQRGFLKSNERVLIHGASGGVGTLAVQMAKAHGAYVIGTAGTKEGMRKVKENGADIVLNHRSDNYLEEIKSVDLVIEMLANVNLEKDLLVLNQRGRIIIVGNRGELTFNPRLTMEKEADIRGIAVWNATKDENEESLNEIQIMLEKGELHPEIGSIYSMENVREAQDDLVNKPSNGKMLLKV; this comes from the coding sequence ATGAAATCAGTTGAGATGAAAGCTTTTGGAGATATAGATGTTTTAGAAATTGTTGATAGAAAAGTTCCTACAGTTGGTAATCACGATGTAAGAGTAAAATTACATTTCGCGGGAGTTAATGCGGCTGAAACTTATATTAGACAGGGAGGATATGCTTTTTTTAAACCCGAATTACCCTATACACCAGGATTTGATGGAGCAGGTGTAATAGAGGAAGTTGGTCGTGAAGTTACTGATTTGAAGGTGGGAGATAGAGTTTTTATTGCTTCTGCTCTTTCTAAAAATGCAACAGGAACATACGCTGAGGAAATAGTTGTAAGTGCTGATGGAGTTAGAAAATTACCAGATAACAATTCATTTGAAGAGGGAGCTGCATTAGGAATTCCTGCAACTGCAGCTTATCGTGCACTTTTTCAACGAGGATTCTTAAAATCAAATGAGCGTGTTTTAATTCATGGTGCTTCAGGTGGAGTGGGAACTTTAGCTGTTCAAATGGCGAAAGCTCATGGTGCTTATGTGATTGGAACAGCTGGCACTAAAGAAGGTATGAGAAAAGTTAAAGAAAACGGAGCAGATATAGTCTTAAATCATCGCAGTGATAATTATTTAGAAGAGATAAAATCTGTTGATTTAGTTATTGAGATGCTTGCTAATGTTAATCTAGAAAAAGATTTATTGGTTTTAAATCAACGAGGACGTATTATTATTGTGGGCAATCGAGGAGAGTTAACATTTAATCCAAGATTAACAATGGAAAAAGAAGCAGATATTAGAGGAATTGCAGTTTGGAATGCTACAAAAGATGAAAATGAAGAAAGTTTAAATGAAATTCAAATCATGTTGGAAAAAGGAGAACTTCATCCAGAGATTGGTAGTATTTATTCGATGGAAAATGTTAGAGAAGCACAAGATGATTTAGTTAACAAACCATCTAATGGTAAGATGTTACTAAAAGTTTAG
- a CDS encoding LacI family DNA-binding transcriptional regulator: protein MSIRKIAQLAGVSTTTVSRVLNNHPYVTDDKREKVLSVMAEIDYVPNKNAINLSNGQSGVIGVVVPYTRNSCYDQLIESILEEATKNHKKVMLLPTYFDKKLEKEYYTLLRDKTVDGIIVSSKTHDDQFLKELNQFGSIITTEKTKVEDIISVYPDRVKIYHIIFKYITTLISFDSLFITVTRPKEQSFSTEIKMNLFQEYFPFKKVEKSFISGISTYNDAYLLGKQLFKSNKSPIIYSNGDEVAAGFYQAATELGLKNRKDYYLIGEDNQLFSQMLSIDTVDFQLKTVGKTAVKKLLSSSNENSIIDAEFIKRGINY from the coding sequence ATGAGTATCAGAAAGATTGCTCAATTAGCCGGTGTTTCAACAACAACAGTTTCAAGAGTTCTTAATAATCATCCATACGTTACAGACGATAAAAGAGAGAAAGTTCTTTCTGTAATGGCTGAAATTGATTATGTACCTAATAAAAATGCAATCAATCTTAGCAACGGACAAAGCGGTGTGATTGGTGTTGTTGTTCCTTACACCAGAAATTCTTGTTACGACCAATTAATTGAAAGTATTTTAGAAGAAGCGACAAAAAATCATAAGAAAGTTATGTTGCTTCCAACTTATTTTGATAAAAAATTAGAAAAAGAATACTATACCTTACTAAGAGATAAAACAGTTGACGGTATAATTGTTTCTTCCAAAACTCATGATGACCAATTTTTAAAAGAATTAAATCAATTTGGTTCAATCATCACAACCGAAAAAACAAAAGTTGAGGATATTATTTCTGTTTATCCAGATAGAGTAAAAATTTATCATATTATTTTTAAATACATCACAACCCTTATCTCTTTTGACTCACTTTTTATTACAGTTACTCGACCAAAAGAGCAGAGTTTCAGTACTGAAATTAAAATGAATCTTTTTCAAGAATACTTCCCTTTTAAAAAGGTTGAGAAAAGTTTTATTTCTGGTATTTCAACTTACAATGATGCTTATCTATTAGGCAAACAATTATTTAAATCTAATAAATCACCTATCATTTACTCAAATGGAGATGAAGTAGCTGCCGGATTCTATCAAGCTGCTACTGAATTAGGTTTAAAAAACAGAAAAGATTATTACTTAATTGGTGAAGACAATCAACTATTTAGCCAAATGTTATCGATTGATACTGTTGACTTTCAATTAAAAACCGTTGGTAAAACAGCCGTTAAAAAATTACTAAGTAGTTCAAATGAAAATTCTATCATTGATGCTGAATTCATTAAAAGAGGGATAAACTATTAA
- a CDS encoding FtsW/RodA/SpoVE family cell cycle protein: MLSKFKFLDFKILIPYIILNITGIIMIFSASSYNLDQKGLSSISIASKQLLFLVVSILMIILIYRTKIGIYQKATFHKFTIVGSALLLISTSVLGLGNTIGGAQRWINIGPISIQPSEFIMITIILYASFIFSRRQNRINSHFKETVLAPSIIIGILILLVFTQPNVGGAAILTLIYLILLLASGIPYLYMVGGFSITLVFSFIMSRLVLFKDGWLIPNRYHHVYERFSVVKNPFEDQLNNGFQLVNSYYAIYNGGWLGLGLGQSIQKKGFLPVAETDFIFSITMEELGLLRSLLILAVLLFLILRIFAIGIQARSSFNSLVCIGVGSAILIQVFVNLGGILGIIPMTGVPFPFMSYGGSNLLTLSILIGFVLNISADEKRRKFYSLALQLA, translated from the coding sequence ATGTTAAGTAAATTCAAATTTTTAGATTTTAAAATATTGATTCCCTATATCATTTTAAATATTACTGGTATTATTATGATTTTTAGTGCCAGTTCATATAATTTAGATCAAAAAGGTTTAAGTTCAATTTCAATTGCCTCAAAACAATTGTTATTTTTAGTAGTCTCTATCCTAATGATTATTCTAATTTATCGAACCAAAATCGGTATCTATCAAAAAGCAACTTTTCATAAATTTACTATTGTAGGCTCAGCTCTTTTACTTATTTCCACATCTGTTTTAGGCTTAGGAAATACCATTGGTGGAGCTCAGAGATGGATTAACATTGGCCCTATCAGTATTCAACCATCAGAATTTATTATGATAACAATTATTCTATATGCTTCATTTATTTTTTCTAGGCGGCAAAATAGGATTAATTCTCATTTTAAAGAAACTGTATTGGCTCCTTCTATTATTATTGGTATTTTAATCTTACTCGTCTTTACACAACCAAACGTTGGTGGAGCAGCTATCTTAACCTTAATTTATTTAATACTCCTACTAGCAAGTGGAATTCCTTATCTATATATGGTTGGGGGATTCAGTATTACTTTAGTTTTTAGCTTTATTATGTCTCGTTTAGTTCTTTTTAAAGATGGCTGGTTGATTCCCAATCGTTACCATCATGTTTACGAACGTTTCTCTGTCGTTAAAAATCCTTTTGAAGACCAATTAAATAATGGCTTTCAGTTAGTTAATTCTTATTATGCTATTTATAATGGCGGTTGGTTGGGACTAGGTCTTGGCCAAAGTATTCAGAAAAAGGGCTTCTTACCTGTAGCTGAAACTGACTTTATTTTCTCTATTACGATGGAAGAATTAGGATTACTTCGCTCTTTACTTATTCTAGCAGTGCTTTTATTCTTAATTCTAAGAATATTTGCTATTGGAATTCAAGCTCGCTCTTCCTTTAACTCACTTGTTTGTATTGGTGTGGGGTCAGCAATTCTTATTCAAGTTTTTGTAAACTTAGGTGGAATACTTGGTATTATCCCAATGACTGGTGTTCCTTTTCCATTTATGAGTTATGGTGGTTCCAATCTTTTAACTCTTTCCATTTTAATTGGTTTTGTTTTAAATATTAGTGCAGATGAAAAGAGAAGAAAATTCTATTCTCTAGCTCTTCAACTTGCTTAA